The following DNA comes from Castanea sativa cultivar Marrone di Chiusa Pesio chromosome 10, ASM4071231v1.
GGATGCTAGATAGAGAACTTGCCATGGGTAACATCAGTGGTGCTAAAGCGAGTATTAGAAGTCCTACCTTGACTCACGTCATGTACGCCAACGATATTGTTCTCTTCTCAAAAGCTACAAGGCACGATGCAAGGATTCTATCCTATTGCCTAGACATGTATTATGCCTAGCTGGGTCAATGTATTAACATGAATAAGTCAggtattttttctctaaacacTATGCAACTAGCATCAGAAGAGCCATAAAACAAAATCTCCATAtgaaaaagctcaaaaaagACATCATATACTTGGGTGATCCTCTCTTCCTAACTAGATCTCCTTCTAAAGACTTCAAATTTCTTGAAGAAAAACTGGAAGCTAAATTGACAGGTTGGAGAAGCCGATGCCTCTCTTGGGCTGGTAGATGTACTCTCATAAATTCAGTAATCCAAGCCGTCCCCAACTATACGCTCTTGTCTTTCAAGGTTCCAGGAAAAATCTGCAACAAAATTGATGCTATCTCTAGGAGATTTTGGTGGAAACCAAAGGAAAGGGACAGGAAATATATTGCTTGGACTACATGGGATAAGTTATGTCGTCCCAAAAGTCAAGGTGGCCTTAGATTTTAAAAGGCAAATGAGGTGAACTTAGCCTTACTAGCTAAACTAGCTTGGATGGTTATTTCTAGTAAGCAAAGCATATGCATGGAGGTTCTTCGAACTAAATACAAAGTCGGTAACAGTTGGCTTAGTGCAGAGCCTAGGAAGGCAGGTTCCCCAACATGGAGAGCTATAGAAGCTACTAAGAAGCTGGTTGTAAAAGGGGTTTGTTTTATGTTGGGAGATGGGATGTCCATAGATGTGTGGACAGACCCGTGGGTGCCCTGGATTGACAATTTTAAGCCCCATCCAAGGGTCGAAGAGTACAAGCAAATTGCGATTAAGGCCTCTAATCTCATTGACCAACCCACTAGAACATGGATCAAAAGCCTAGTTAATGAGATTTTCACCCCGGATGATGCAAATGCAATTCTCACCATTCTTATCTCTTTTACCCCCAAGTAAGACAGGCTAATTTGGCTTCCTGATTCAAAAGGAAGGTTCTCAGTCAAATCTATCCACAATATCTCCTTCAATCACTCAGAGAGTAATACTCAACCCCATAGCCAAATTCCCAGAGAGACTTAAGATGATGGTTTAGAGAATTGGTGCTAATGCTATACCTACTAAAGCCAACTTGCAAGTAAGGCTTCCCAATATTGACCCAACGTGCACCTTGTGCAATGCAGCAGAAGAAATTAGCACTCATATTTTCCTAGAATGCCCTTTTGCCAAAGTTCTCTGGGCATCGGCCTGCTGGGGCTTCAAATTTAATGCAACTACATTCAGCTCACCGGAAGACTTCATTAAGCTCGTCATGGAGCCGCCATCTTCCTCTATTCCAGCACAAGAATAATGGACACTGGTCTTAGATGAAATCTGGAGGGCTAGAAACAGCAATCATTTCATTGGAACCAATGCCAACGTCCTTAGTGCCAAACAAAATGTTCAATCAAGATTTTAAGAGTTGGTGAAGGTCTACTCACCAGAAGCTCACTCTCCTCAAGAGCTTGCCACCGCTAGTTGGACCCCACCCCCTCAAGGACGAGTCAAACTCAATGTAGATGCAGCTTTAAATAGCACCAGATCAGCCTTAGCAGTTGTTTCAAGGGATCACCAAGGTGAAGTTCTTTTCCTATGGGCAAAAAGATTTCATTTATGTGCCCCGACACAAGCTGAAGCCCTAGCCCTTTTGTGGGCCGTGCAATTAGCGATCAAAGAGAAATGGAAGTCTGTTATCTTCGAAGGAGATGCGAAGAATTGCATTGATGCGCTACATAACACAGATGATATTCCGGATTGGCATTCATGCACCACTATTAGTAATATCCTTAGTTTATCTTCTAGTTTTGTTTCTGTTAAGTTTTGTTGAGTCCGAAGAATAGGCAATATTGTAGATCATGAAGTAGCTAAATTTGCCTTTAACTCCTCCTATGATTTTTATTTCCATAAAGGAAATCTTCCCCCCTCTCTTAAGGCTGCTTGCAAGGGAGATTCCTTTGTTCGTTCTATCTAAGTTAATGAAAGTCgggtttatcaaaaaaaatatatatattgatgatgccgaaaaaatcaccagtgagttgtAAGCACCCCTCAAgccgaagcaacacctgcaaaaagaaaataatggacctagagagagagcaccggtgtggtgccggccaaaaaccctccgaaggtcaagttagaatcttgttcctttaaccctagagtgccagagttaagaatattgtgcgtaccttcatatctagggtttctggggtatttatattgggtggaattacctttcttttaggatacaacttccttctcaagttcctttccatataggagtcttctcaaacgtgtgtcgcaagaagacCAAGCgcgcacgtttgcgtggggataaagcaaaggttCATCtgaaacatatcaaatgacatgcCACCTGGAATTTACAATTAATTCATACATGACGGACACTCAGCAAAAGTTAACCGTCATAGTCGcgtcccttcaagttttaaCCGTCTACATAatctccgtcccttcaagttttatGAGAATATCCATCCTCtattttttatccccttcatatatatatatatatatatatatacacacacatatatacacacacaaaataacacatcttaaaaaaaaaaaaactttccaagCAAAAGCCTTTCCAATACTACTGCTACTAGCAAATACCTTTTTTAAACTCACTGTAAAATTGGCTCATTGTTCCCACCAATCCCAAAACACATGTtgcactcaaaaaaaaaaggtatgggtttgtgtttttaatttggAAGAACTATTGGTATTAATTTTAGCCAGCGTACGTGTGGTTGGTGTGACTccaaaaaaatgatagaattgaaaaatattatgtaaaacCTAGCATATAACTTTTGTCCTAACCCTGACTATGTATGACTATAATGGAAATATTTGTTACGACTATAATGAGAATATTTGTTAGCTTCCAAgtgttggaacttggaagttttattataatatcaTGAGAAAGTTTATGTcagtattaaaaaattaggaTTAGATGACCAAGCATTCACATTAGTctatgtataataaaaaatgtgtaaaatttacacagtttttcttaaaaataactCACATTAGTCAGTgtataattatgtaaatttacaagtttgctaCAATaactgtgtaaatttacattgtcattattcattttatatttaattgtttattctttctttacataTCTCGAGTGGATGATGATtgttgtttattctttttttacctAGTCTATATGAGGATCATTGAGAAACTTGACTGAGATGAGCTCTCCCAATTTACCTCTTGAATGCATTATTTttgtcttgtattttttttttctaaatattatttattgtttatatgtAAGTTTGTAACAAGGATTTTGTCAAAGCATGGGAAAAGCAAAACataagaagaagacaaaaaaggAAATAGAAAACAGAAATTGGGATTGGTGGATACAATACAACCTGCCTACTGTTTAGCTCTACAAAAGGATATGATTTGTGTGCCTATTATTTGAATTCGTACTATTTCTTTagctttttcatttttgattttgttcGTCCGCAAGTAATGTGTCAAGGCCCAAAACAttacaaatttaagaaaaaagaactcATTTGGCCCTTCAAAGAAGGGACAAAGCCCAAATCCACCAATCAAGGTCCATTTGAGATAGGTAAGAGGAGGTCCAAACCCATGAATAGGCAAGCTATGGGCcttagaaaataaagaaaagagaaaaagccttaaaaaataaagaaatgagaaaaatgaagctCAGCTCATCCCTTGTGAGGAAAACTTGCTGGGAGCCCAAAAAAGAACTAGACCAGGATGCCTTAGGACTCCCAGAGTCCCGAGATCCCCGAGATACGCAGAAAGAAGTCAGCTGGGATTGGGACAGTTCAATGAAGTATGCTCATGGACACAAAGAACAAAGGCGGATATGTCCCATCAACCGCCCATATTTCAGAAAAGGCTAATGGCGTAGGAATTAGCACTTCAAAAGAAGAAGCCTAGTACCTCGAGGAACACAGAAAGATGGACCATCAAGAAAGGTGGCTGAGGATCTTTCAGCTTGACAGATTGGAATCTGGCCATTTAGAGAAAATGATGAAAGGTGAAGCAACCCAAAAGGTGGATCTAAAAAAGAAGCGTCTAGAAGCTTTAGAAAAAAGGAAATTGAAAGTCAGCTCCTAGGACGTCTCAAAAGATGAAGGTTAGCTGGGGACttttggtgggggggggggggacctCAAAAGGGGaaataatgaaaaagtaaagaagGAACCAGCCACCAATATTGCTTACACAACATTGGTTTTGGTACTCAGGGCAGCAAGTTGAGGGAATTAATGATACACCAAAAATCCTAGGAAGGCACTATAAAAAGAGATGGAGCCAACAGTAAAAACCAGTCAGCAATAGTGAATCAGAGAGAAAAAATCCTTTTCAAAACTTCTTTAGAATTCAAAAGGGGAGAAAAGAGGGAAAACTCTGTGAGGGATCCTAAGAAAGACACTAGAGGATATACTTCGATTCAAAGAGATTCAAAACTTACAAGTCTTAGAAGCCTAAAAGAGTTATCTAAATCTGTgacttttgaacttatttggaccttgtaacacATCCCAATGGAGAAAATACctaatgcattaaaaaaaacatgaaataataaagtattattcatcatTCTAAGGATCCCTAACGCTTTTTTGTTTGCCTTTACTATTCATTTGCTATTCTTTACTATAAAATACATATGTTTTTGTACGTATGGATGTGTATGTGTTGTACGGCCCGTGTCTTTGTGCACAACTTGGTTCGTAATCAGCTCAACATAGTTGTGGTGAACCAAGTCCAGTCCACTAGACAACAAGTATAGGGCTCAAGTTCATTGTTTCTATTTGAACTTGGgtactgtaaaaaaaaattaaaaaaagatccCATAGAGAATTTGTGGATGTGTGTGCATTGTGTTATAGGTTGACGGATACAAAGTGAATGATATTTATCTTTTCCATTGTGCATTTCCAATCAATTGGTATTTTAATAAAAGCCTTAGCCTTACTTCTATGCTTTAGCCcgaaaattaaatatcaattttagaaaattttttttaaaaaattagtcaCTATTTTATTTTCCCATAAATAACTTCTTAGATTGGTTTATTAAATCCCTTTCTTAGATTCATATTATCTCTTATtctctttagtttttttgtttttgattttaatCCTCTGCAAAGGTTTAATGTGAAActttatggatgtgtagtagGTTGACTGATACTCAAAGGTGAACGATACTTTCCTCCGTGCATTTCCAATTAATCAAATGGTATCCTAATAAAAGCCCTACTTCCATAGATATTAGccccacaaaaaaataaaataaaaaaactttactCTTTGCACTTGGCtgcatttctttttaattaataccTAGTGTTAGAGTGCATTCATGTCTGACCGCCTCATCACTGATAATGTCATTGTTGCTTTTGAAACTATGCACTACCTCAGCAAAAAAACTAATGGTAAGTACGGCTTTTGATCATGTTGAATGGCATTGCCtagaaaaaattatggaaaaaatggGTTTCAATGACAAATGGGTAAATCTTATGATGCAATGCATTACCACTATTACTTACTCTGTCAGAATTAATGGAAAACCTCGAGGTCACATAACCCCTTCTAGGGGCTTGAGACAAAGGGATCCCATCTCccctttcttgtttcttttctgTGCAGTGGGTCTATCAGCGCTTCTAAATCAAGCCACATCAACTGGAATTCTTAAAGGTGTATCGGGTTGTCCCCGTGGCCCACAAATCtcccatttattttttgcaaatgaCAGTATCATCTTTTGCTAAGCCACTCCAGAACAATGCAGCCACCTTAAGAATCTCTTGACAATGTATGAACATGCTTCGGGCCAACtgttaaataaagaaaagactGCTCTCTTCTTTAGCAAGAACACTCCACAAGACATGCAGGAAGAAATCAAGAACCATTTTGGGGTAGAAGTTATTCACCAACATGAGACTTATTTGGGACTATCTTCTCTGGTGGGGAGATCAAAACAGAACACATTCAGGGCATTAAAGGAGAAGCTTGATAATAAGTTATCGGGATGGAAAGAGAAATTACTTTCTCAAGCAGGCAAAGAAGTACTCATCAAGGCAGTGGTGCAAGCCATACCAACCTACACTATGAGTGTCTTTAAGCTTTCTGACTCTCTTTGTGATGACATGACTGGGATGATACGCAGATTTTGATGGGGCCAGAAGGATGGTAAAAACAAAATAGCATGGCTTAGCTGAGAAAAAATGTGTGCTTCTAAGGAGAAAAGTGGGCTTGGTTTCCGGGATCTAAAAGCGTTTAATTTAGCTCTCCTGGCCAAACAAGGGTGGCGCTTGCAAAATAATTCCCACTCGTTGGTCCATAGGGTCCTAAAAGCTAGGTATTTTCCTAACACAGATTTTCTGCATGCCGAATTGGGCACGAAGCCATCATATGCATGGAGGAGCATCCTCTTGGCCCAGCCAGTCCTGAAGGCGGGTTACCGATGGCAGGTGGGAGATGGTGAAAACATAGATATTTGGACGGATCGCTAGCTGCCACGACCTTCAACCTTCAGGGTGCTCTTACCACCAACTATTCTTCCAGAAGACACCAAGGTGAGCTTTTTAATTGACTCAAACAGTGGGGAGTGGAATGTCAGTCTAATTAGCCAGATTTTTCCCCCGGATGACGTCGCCTGTATTCTTGGTATTCCACTGAGCGAACACAAGCCAAGAGACCGAATAATATGGGCATATACTCCAAACGGAAAGTTCACAGTGAATAGTGCATACAAGGTAGCCATGCATGACTCAAGGAAACTCAGATGCGGAAGTCTCCTATAGTGAGCCTCAAACCCGCTTCTGGAGGCAGGTTTGGAATCTCCACATTCTAAACAAAATAAAGCTTTTCACCTGGAGGGCATGCAAAAATATCCTCCCTACAAAAGCAAATCTCTACCACCGTCATGTCTTGGATAACTCCACGTGTGATGCATGCAACCTCGACGCGGAAACTACTGGACACCTGTTCTGGGACTGCCACCTAGCTAAAGAAGCCTGGACCTTAGCTGACTTGCCTTTTGATAGAACCGGGATTAGATACAGGGATTTCATGGACTTCTTGTGGCACCTGTTCTTCACCCAGCACGTCGGCACCGAGATTATTGAGCTTACCGTCACGACGGCATGGAGCATTTGGTTTGATCGGAATAAAACTCGGCTTGGAGCTGCCCGCCAGTCACCCCGTGATATCCTAGTACGTACTCAAGCTATTCTTGAAGAATATCAGCTTGCTCACCAACGGCCCTCCAAGTTCAAAGAAGTTGTTGATAGTCGATGGACCCCACCAAATTTCCCATGGTATAAGACAAACGTGGATGCTGCTGTCTTCCCTCATCTTGGCATGATAGGGGTCGGAGTTATTATTCGTGATCATGGAGGTTCAGTGGTGGCTGCCATGAGTAAACGCATGTCGCTGGCTTTAGGTCCTTTGGAGGCCGAAGCAAAGGCTATGGATGAAGCTACTATGTTTGCTAGAGACATTGGAGCACAGGACGTCATTTTTGAATCAGACTCAAGTATTCTATGCCATGCGATTGCGGACCCCACTAATGCTCCAATATCTATCTATATTATAGTGGCAGGGACACGTTTTAGGTTGCATGAGTTTAGGACCTTTGAAACTTTGCATGTGAGAAGGCAAGCCAATTAGCCCGCACATGCTCTTGCGGCATATGCAAAAGACATTGACTCTCTTGTAGCTTGGGTGGAAGATTGTCCACCGTTCATTCAAATCTTTGATGATTCAAGATGATATGTTTTATTCCTGATTTCAAATAAAGTTACATAtttcccataaataaaaaaataaaaaacctagtGTTAGACATTTGTGAGATTTTATAAGCaagtaattatttaattttgactTGATTAGAACGGAATATTCTCTGCAAATTTTCATTACCAAGCACTCACTAGACAGACTACCAATCCAATCAAAAGCTGTTACAAAGCTAAGCACAAAGTGCAGAAAAAGACAAGCAACAGACTCTACTCAAACGTTAACGTAATAATATTCATGTATAGCACGGAACAAGATGATATCGATCCTAgagaatgataataataatattcttattttGTGCTCGTTAACTTTATTACTGAACTCGACCCAACTCAACTATGTCAAGCATCAGTGCTACTGACATTTGATCGATCCACAACAATTGAGGTGCATGCATGATCCTAATTCCTATAGCTTATCTCATACTCTCAAAAATCTCACAAGGCCATATATTGTCAACTATTGATATGAGAAAGGGACATGATCGAGAAGCATGGACAATTAACAAATTTGTAAGTATTCCATTCCCGTTAGACAGTGTCCACAAGAAGTGTAATTATTACATCATTAAAGTGCCCACAATATTAATTACATTCCCGTTAGACAGTGCCCACTCTTATGGAACATTCagctattgtttttttttttttttttttttgatgtaataatatatttgctattgctataaaaaaaaattactacttCGAATATTTTATAGCAATAGATTATTATTTCACGAATTTTattgcaatagattgcaaaGAATTGATCAAAATAATTTGAGTCAAATTATTGCAACGGTATCTTTATTATAATAGAtaattgtttcatatttttttttattataatagacTGTTAAATAATTGGTATTAAATCattgtaataatatattcttTGCAGCTTCAtgtttgtcattgcaatagattgtaaaataattaatatttagttattgcaatgttatatttgttgcaataagcTATTTCTTTAACATTTCTATAGTAATATATTGCAAAATAATTGGTATTAAGTTATTACaacgattttttaaaaatcaactaaaaaaaagttattgtaaaatttttttgatttcttcaattttatttaagcaatttttttttaaattcaatttagtaTTAAAACCTCTATTATAAccaaatattataaactattgcaaataattattattaatagtgGGACCGCAAGATCTGCTATGTCCatgaaatattataattaaaggGTAATACGCTGCTGTTTTGGAAGCAAAGAAAGAGCATGCCTAATAACAagac
Coding sequences within:
- the LOC142612215 gene encoding uncharacterized protein LOC142612215, whose product is MTQGNSDAEVSYSEPQTRFWRQVWNLHILNKIKLFTWRACKNILPTKANLYHRHVLDNSTCDACNLDAETTGHLFWDCHLAKEAWTLADLPFDRTGIRYRDFMDFLWHLFFTQHVGTEIIELTVTTAWSIWFDRNKTRLGAARQSPRDILVRTQAILEEYQLAHQRPSKFKEVVDSRWTPPNFPWYKTNVDAAVFPHLGMIGVGVIIRDHGGSVVAAMSKRMSLALGPLEAEAKAMDEATMFARDIGAQDVIFESDSIKVVVHTICKGMLFAAGEKCFEPLVRVFFWLKKKLVTWWKWNKKADDGDEE